Below is a genomic region from Candidatus Liberimonas magnetica.
ACAGCCAGAAAGTCATCTGGGAAAAAACTTTTTACGGTTCGGTCGACGAGTTCCGCTACATTGCGCACGACCTGAACGATGAAATAATATTCAGGTTTACAGGAGAGAAAGGGATAGCTCATACCAAGATCGCCTTCGTGAATAACGGTTCAAAGTCAAAAGAGCTTTACGTCATGGACTATGACGGTTATAACCCCAGGCAGTTAAGTTCCGACCGTTCTATCAACCTGTTCCCGAAATGGTCTCCGGACGGCAAGGAAATAATATTTACCACTTACCGCTACGGGAACCCAGATCTTTACGCGATGGCTGTTCCCGGAGGGGAACGGCGGGCCGTTTCAAAACTGCAGGGTTTAAATACCGCCGGGTCTTTTTCTCCAGACGGCCAGTCAATAGCCCTTACTCTTTCAAGAGGGAATGTCCCCAATATCTATATCATAAAAAAAGACGGCAGTATTATCAGGCAGTTGACTTTTTTGAGGGGAATAGCCACAAGCCCCTGTTTTGCCCCTAACGGAAAAGAGATCGTATATATATCGGACATTCCAGGATGGCCTCAGGTCTACATTATAAATTTAGATACTGGAAGGTCGCGCAGGATAATAACCAGGGGTTTTTGTGATTCCCCTGTATGGTCGCCCAGGGGAGACAGGATAATTTTTACTATGAGGGTCCGTGATTACGGCTAT
It encodes:
- a CDS encoding Tol-Pal system beta propeller repeat protein TolB, translated to MMNFIKKFILYELLLIVSLSTFVFGADIYLTLSAHGQRTDLGISGFVPENDKVEEAKLGRLVTEVLINDLLFSRYFNIVEGGPLYTGKNEELLDWQQRGANVLVCGKVSLRKNELVVTGQLFDIYSQKVIWEKTFYGSVDEFRYIAHDLNDEIIFRFTGEKGIAHTKIAFVNNGSKSKELYVMDYDGYNPRQLSSDRSINLFPKWSPDGKEIIFTTYRYGNPDLYAMAVPGGERRAVSKLQGLNTAGSFSPDGQSIALTLSRGNVPNIYIIKKDGSIIRQLTFLRGIATSPCFAPNGKEIVYISDIPGWPQVYIINLDTGRSRRIITRGFCDSPVWSPRGDRIIFTMRVRDYGYELFVYDLNTSEVSRLTYGKARQESPSFSPDGRFITYSSTINSKSEIYVMAVDGSGVRKLTDLPGSSTTPSWSP